The Micrococcales bacterium genome includes a region encoding these proteins:
- a CDS encoding glycosyltransferase family 2 protein has protein sequence MPPITDYAVVLLTQGLRPAELDRAVRSVMAQRGVTTDIVVVGNGWAPTGLPDGVRAVGLADNVGIPAGRNAGVAATAAPMIFFLDDDAWLPETDTLLRMSRMFAENPRFGLIQPRVTDPEATTDPTRWIPRMHKGDPRHSSAVFSVWEGAVAIPREVFECTGGWPDPFFYAHEGIELAWRVWDCDRIVWYAGDLVAHHPVIDPRRHAEYYRLNARNRVWLARRNLPWPVGLPYVGTWTAVQRIRSRRELLAWRAWWSGFREGWHTDPGPRRPIAWSTVAEMARYGRPPVV, from the coding sequence ATGCCACCGATCACCGACTACGCGGTCGTCCTGCTGACCCAGGGGCTGCGACCCGCGGAACTCGATCGCGCGGTGCGCTCCGTCATGGCCCAACGGGGGGTCACCACCGACATCGTGGTGGTCGGCAACGGCTGGGCACCCACCGGACTGCCCGACGGTGTGCGGGCGGTCGGCCTGGCGGACAACGTGGGCATCCCCGCCGGGCGCAACGCCGGGGTGGCCGCGACGGCCGCGCCGATGATCTTCTTCCTCGACGACGACGCCTGGCTGCCCGAAACCGACACGCTGCTGCGGATGTCCCGCATGTTCGCCGAGAACCCCCGTTTCGGGCTCATCCAGCCACGGGTCACCGACCCGGAAGCGACCACCGATCCGACGCGCTGGATCCCGCGCATGCACAAAGGTGATCCCCGGCATTCCAGCGCCGTGTTCAGCGTGTGGGAGGGGGCTGTGGCCATCCCCCGCGAGGTCTTCGAGTGCACGGGCGGCTGGCCCGACCCGTTCTTCTACGCCCACGAGGGCATCGAGTTGGCGTGGCGGGTCTGGGACTGCGACCGGATCGTCTGGTACGCCGGCGACCTGGTGGCCCACCACCCCGTCATCGATCCCCGCCGGCACGCGGAGTACTACCGCCTCAACGCCCGCAACCGCGTCTGGCTGGCCAGGCGCAACCTGCCCTGGCCGGTGGGGCTGCCCTATGTGGGGACTTGGACGGCCGTGCAGCGCATCCGGTCGCGCCGCGAGCTGCTGGCCTGGCGGGCCTGGTGGTCGGGCTTCCGCGAGGGATGGCACACCGACCCGGGACCGCGCCGTCCGATCGCCTGGTCGACGGTGGCCGAGATGGCCCGCTACGGCCGGCCGCCGGTGGTCTGA
- a CDS encoding LCP family protein has translation MQEQAGQQQGGYTGRFNEAFDIGGPGCTIKAVEELTGIYVDHFVVVDFNGFKKMVDAVGGVEVCLKEPVNDYHARLNLPAGKQTINGEDALAFVRARESLGDGSDIQRIQRQQDFISSMIRKVTSAGVLTNPVKMFKLLDAGTKALSTDQGLSSLKNIQGLAETMVDLRPSDITFVTVPFVYNDDMSTVSWEQPKANRLFKAIINDKPWPEPPTTPPGQDPLTVPPEAIDVVVVNGTPTPGFGNVVATDLQAQGYNVVGIRSSDTDIEATRLTYSPDQAEAARTLAYATGATETVVKEGNRTVLKVGADYSGITPVITKKQKKDPTDTSAPKTADTSFDCVS, from the coding sequence GTGCAAGAACAAGCAGGCCAGCAGCAGGGCGGTTACACCGGACGCTTCAACGAGGCCTTCGACATCGGCGGCCCCGGCTGCACCATCAAGGCCGTCGAGGAGCTCACCGGAATCTACGTCGACCACTTCGTCGTCGTGGACTTCAACGGCTTCAAGAAAATGGTGGACGCCGTGGGTGGCGTGGAGGTGTGCCTCAAGGAACCCGTCAACGACTACCACGCCCGCCTCAACCTGCCCGCCGGCAAGCAGACGATCAACGGTGAGGACGCACTGGCGTTCGTACGAGCCCGCGAGTCCCTGGGCGACGGCAGCGACATCCAGCGGATCCAGCGCCAGCAGGACTTCATCTCGTCGATGATCCGCAAGGTCACGAGCGCCGGCGTGCTGACCAACCCGGTGAAGATGTTCAAACTCCTCGACGCCGGCACCAAGGCACTGAGCACGGACCAGGGCCTGTCGTCGCTGAAGAACATCCAGGGCCTGGCCGAGACCATGGTCGACCTGCGGCCCTCCGACATCACGTTCGTGACCGTGCCGTTCGTCTACAACGACGACATGTCCACGGTGTCGTGGGAGCAGCCCAAGGCGAACAGACTGTTCAAGGCGATCATCAACGACAAGCCCTGGCCGGAGCCCCCGACGACACCGCCGGGCCAGGACCCGCTGACGGTGCCCCCGGAGGCGATCGACGTCGTGGTCGTCAACGGCACCCCCACTCCCGGCTTCGGCAACGTCGTCGCCACCGACCTGCAGGCCCAGGGGTACAACGTCGTCGGGATCCGGTCCTCCGACACCGACATCGAGGCGACCCGGCTCACCTACTCCCCCGATCAGGCCGAGGCCGCCCGCACCCTGGCGTACGCCACCGGAGCGACCGAGACAGTGGTCAAGGAGGGCAACCGCACGGTCCTCAAAGTGGGTGCGGACTACTCGGGCATCACCCCGGTGATCACCAAGAAGCAGAAGAAGGACCCCACCGACACCTCGGCGCCCAAGACCGCCGACACGTCGTTCGACTGCGTGAGCTGA
- a CDS encoding N-acetylmuramoyl-L-alanine amidase codes for MRSRFPVLLVLVLGFTLLPMADVWGPHPVPTRVQTLDLDSIAVAGGHGMSGVDQPTASRSAVVETKPFGLVGLSWDTAPPAGSTVKVRVREQSGWTSWLTIPYDAEHGPDEGSDEAGQALAGTDPMLTGESDAIQVWVQTPDGQAPSGTRVHLVDTDNVDVQPLPPAQASAAPGMPPIITRAQWGADESKRNRGPIYSKVVKVGFVHHTVSSSTYTEAQAAAQVRNLYAWYTEGLKYSDMAYNFLVDRFGRLYEGRYGGMDKPVVGGHTAGLNNDSFAVSAMGNFEEFKPADAQMDVMKESIAKLLAWKLGLSKRDPGGKDTLISTGSLNSGFWEKDEVATLNRVSGHRDAGNTACPGKYLYAQVPDIRARAAQIYRNADSEPPRDEIPDLITPDPVTDEFNFRGAGYGDGVGLPKAGVLGQARDGKKAAGILKHYLAGVAVTSADDQRVLRVGLARAKRLLVSSQSLGKGGGTFRVAKGKTAVIGNSRTDVRLVASGDAVLIQRKAGKKWRSAGTVPKVTVRWAGTRAAGKMGQAPTSVRVGSDVLRKGTVTVTNDAGRLRVIGNLRVHDEYLPYLDTVSRGWPVQAQRAMAVVARTKALTAVWNPDCGCHVSDAGFAGQSATSAKGYATWRKAVASTSTSATAGLTVQYDGAPVDVPVIDSTGGATLNAADVWGKDVAWLRSASDPWSLKKKNTTYYTWNLQTRPQAAVAQLFGLSDVVLLDLRTRLTGGAVATATATSSSGQKVSITGEQLRTGLELPSAYIARSATQAPVTATALSTSLAGRRGGPPVVVQASDPTVVALAAAFAGATGRPLFVVPGSGPGKAAGAAIRPAKSLTAVGAFSGTAVKKLSRLASVRRVTASGPAALSLRLARLEQRKDRRAVFVAPAANPAAMASAAMGAARARGYLLTLTGPPSTPARKWVAAHATRSIVVAPKKEIPDAVAGQLRKPVRLGAKDAVVRSARIAALGSRHGEAILVDVTRVMAAATAAASHRAVLFVTGKAGNSKALRFLQGSPAIATLRSVGADPAVLTAARRA; via the coding sequence GTGCGTTCCCGCTTCCCCGTCCTGCTCGTGCTGGTCCTGGGATTCACCCTCCTGCCCATGGCGGACGTCTGGGGCCCGCACCCGGTGCCCACCCGTGTGCAGACCCTGGATCTCGACTCGATCGCCGTGGCCGGTGGTCACGGCATGTCCGGTGTGGACCAGCCGACGGCCTCCCGCAGTGCCGTGGTGGAGACCAAACCCTTCGGCCTGGTGGGCCTGTCCTGGGACACCGCACCCCCGGCCGGTTCGACGGTCAAGGTGCGTGTGCGCGAGCAGTCGGGCTGGACCTCCTGGCTGACGATCCCGTACGACGCCGAACACGGCCCGGATGAGGGCAGTGACGAGGCCGGGCAGGCGCTCGCCGGCACCGACCCGATGCTGACCGGGGAGTCCGACGCGATCCAGGTCTGGGTCCAGACGCCGGACGGGCAGGCCCCCAGCGGCACACGGGTGCACCTGGTGGACACGGACAACGTCGACGTCCAGCCGCTGCCGCCGGCGCAGGCATCGGCCGCCCCCGGCATGCCCCCGATCATCACCAGGGCCCAATGGGGCGCCGACGAGAGCAAGCGCAACCGCGGACCGATCTACTCCAAGGTCGTGAAGGTCGGATTCGTGCATCACACCGTGTCCAGCAGCACCTACACCGAGGCGCAAGCCGCCGCGCAGGTGCGCAACCTCTACGCCTGGTACACCGAGGGCTTGAAGTACTCCGACATGGCATACAACTTCCTCGTCGACCGCTTCGGCCGGCTCTACGAGGGTCGCTACGGGGGGATGGACAAACCAGTCGTCGGCGGGCACACCGCCGGGCTGAACAACGACAGCTTCGCGGTGTCCGCCATGGGCAACTTCGAGGAGTTCAAGCCGGCCGATGCGCAAATGGATGTGATGAAGGAGTCCATCGCCAAACTCCTGGCGTGGAAGCTCGGGCTGAGCAAGCGCGACCCGGGTGGCAAGGACACCCTGATCAGCACCGGGTCGCTGAACTCCGGCTTCTGGGAGAAGGACGAGGTGGCCACCCTCAACCGGGTCTCCGGCCACCGCGACGCAGGAAACACCGCATGCCCCGGCAAGTACTTGTACGCCCAGGTCCCCGACATCCGGGCCCGTGCGGCGCAGATCTACCGCAACGCGGACTCCGAACCACCCCGCGATGAGATTCCCGACCTCATCACGCCCGATCCGGTGACCGACGAGTTCAACTTCCGGGGCGCCGGGTATGGCGACGGGGTCGGTCTGCCGAAGGCCGGTGTCCTGGGTCAGGCGCGCGACGGCAAGAAAGCGGCGGGCATCCTCAAGCACTACCTCGCGGGCGTCGCCGTCACCAGTGCCGACGATCAGCGGGTTCTGCGCGTGGGTCTGGCCAGGGCCAAACGGCTACTGGTGTCCAGCCAGTCGCTCGGCAAGGGCGGCGGGACGTTCCGGGTGGCCAAGGGCAAGACCGCGGTGATCGGCAACAGCCGCACAGACGTCCGGCTCGTCGCCTCCGGCGACGCGGTGCTCATCCAGCGCAAAGCCGGCAAGAAGTGGCGCAGCGCCGGCACGGTGCCCAAGGTGACGGTGAGGTGGGCCGGGACCCGCGCTGCCGGCAAGATGGGTCAGGCGCCGACGTCGGTGCGGGTGGGCTCCGACGTGTTGCGCAAGGGGACCGTGACAGTCACGAACGACGCCGGGCGGCTGCGGGTCATCGGCAATCTGCGGGTGCATGACGAGTATCTGCCATACCTCGACACGGTTTCGCGGGGCTGGCCGGTCCAGGCCCAGCGGGCCATGGCGGTCGTGGCCCGGACCAAGGCCCTCACCGCGGTCTGGAACCCGGATTGCGGATGCCATGTCAGTGACGCCGGTTTCGCCGGTCAGTCGGCGACATCGGCCAAGGGCTACGCCACCTGGCGCAAGGCGGTGGCCAGCACGAGCACCTCCGCAACAGCCGGCTTGACGGTGCAGTACGACGGGGCGCCGGTTGACGTACCGGTGATCGACTCCACAGGTGGGGCCACGCTCAACGCCGCCGACGTCTGGGGCAAAGACGTGGCGTGGCTGCGCAGCGCCTCGGACCCGTGGAGCCTGAAGAAGAAGAACACGACGTACTACACCTGGAACCTGCAGACGCGCCCGCAGGCCGCGGTGGCCCAACTGTTCGGGTTGTCCGATGTCGTCCTGCTCGACCTGCGCACCCGCTTGACCGGGGGTGCGGTGGCGACCGCCACTGCGACAAGTTCGTCGGGGCAGAAGGTTTCCATCACCGGTGAACAGTTGCGCACAGGTCTGGAACTGCCCTCGGCCTACATCGCTCGCAGCGCCACGCAGGCACCGGTCACGGCGACCGCACTGTCCACATCCCTGGCGGGCCGCCGCGGTGGCCCCCCGGTGGTCGTGCAGGCCAGCGACCCCACCGTGGTGGCCCTGGCCGCTGCGTTCGCCGGCGCGACCGGGCGTCCCCTGTTCGTGGTCCCGGGCAGCGGTCCGGGCAAGGCGGCCGGCGCGGCCATCCGCCCGGCCAAGTCCCTCACCGCCGTGGGTGCGTTCAGCGGCACGGCGGTCAAGAAGTTGTCCCGATTGGCCTCGGTCCGCAGGGTGACGGCGTCCGGGCCGGCGGCGCTGTCGCTGCGACTGGCGCGCCTGGAGCAGCGCAAGGACCGGCGGGCGGTCTTCGTCGCGCCCGCTGCGAACCCCGCCGCCATGGCCAGTGCCGCGATGGGTGCTGCCCGCGCCCGGGGTTACCTGCTAACGCTCACCGGCCCGCCGTCCACCCCGGCGCGCAAGTGGGTGGCCGCCCATGCCACCCGCAGCATCGTGGTGGCACCCAAGAAGGAGATCCCAGATGCCGTTGCCGGGCAGTTGCGCAAACCCGTGCGCCTGGGTGCCAAGGACGCCGTGGTGCGCTCGGCGAGGATCGCCGCCCTGGGGTCACGCCATGGCGAGGCCATCCTGGTCGACGTCACCCGAGTGATGGCCGCGGCCACGGCGGCGGCATCCCACCGGGCGGTCCTGTTCGTCACGGGCAAGGCCGGCAACAGCAAGGCCCTGCGATTCCTGCAGGGCAGTCCCGCGATCGCGACCCTGCGCAGCGTGGGGGCGGACCCGGCGGTGCTGACCGCTGCGCGCAGGGCCTGA
- a CDS encoding NDP-sugar synthase → MLESILLVGGKGTRLRPLTINHPKPMLPVAGVPFTEHQIALARAAGVTRVALGTSYRAEVFSDYFGDGSQFGVALDYRVEDEPLGTGGAIRNAADALTCGPDDPVIVFNGDILTGLDIRALVDSWRRADADVAIYLTRVEDPRAFGLVPTEGERVTAFLEKPQTPEEIVTDQINAGCYVFRRRVIDEIPAGRPVSVERETFPDLLAQGRTVVGHVDPGYWLDLGTPLAFARGSADIVLGKVASPALPGVPGEALVGESAVVEGVCDGGTAVGRGARVGTGSHVTGSVLFDGAEVGQGCVVEDSIIGAGAVIGDGSVLHSVVVGDGARIGAGNELLAGVRVWPGVALGDCAVRFSSDQ, encoded by the coding sequence ATGCTGGAGTCGATTCTGCTGGTCGGGGGCAAGGGGACCCGGCTGCGGCCACTGACCATCAACCACCCGAAGCCGATGCTGCCCGTGGCCGGCGTGCCGTTCACCGAGCACCAGATCGCGCTGGCCCGGGCGGCGGGCGTGACCCGTGTCGCTCTGGGGACCTCCTACCGGGCGGAGGTGTTCAGCGACTACTTCGGGGACGGTTCGCAGTTCGGGGTGGCTCTGGACTACCGGGTGGAGGACGAACCCCTCGGTACCGGCGGTGCCATCCGCAACGCTGCCGACGCGCTCACCTGCGGCCCGGATGATCCGGTGATCGTCTTCAACGGCGACATCCTCACCGGCCTGGACATCCGGGCCCTGGTGGACTCGTGGCGACGTGCCGATGCCGATGTGGCGATATACCTGACCAGGGTCGAGGACCCCCGCGCGTTCGGCCTGGTCCCCACTGAGGGGGAGCGGGTGACGGCGTTCTTGGAGAAACCGCAGACACCTGAGGAGATCGTCACCGATCAGATCAACGCCGGCTGCTACGTGTTCCGGCGGCGGGTCATCGACGAGATCCCGGCCGGCCGGCCGGTCAGCGTGGAGCGGGAGACATTCCCGGACCTGCTCGCACAGGGACGCACGGTCGTCGGCCACGTCGATCCTGGATACTGGCTGGACCTCGGGACGCCGCTGGCGTTCGCCCGGGGCAGTGCCGACATCGTCCTCGGGAAGGTGGCCTCGCCGGCCCTGCCCGGCGTGCCCGGGGAGGCGCTCGTGGGCGAGAGCGCGGTGGTCGAGGGGGTCTGCGACGGTGGTACCGCCGTCGGTCGCGGCGCGCGGGTGGGGACCGGCAGCCACGTCACCGGGTCGGTGCTCTTCGATGGCGCCGAGGTCGGGCAGGGGTGTGTCGTGGAGGACAGCATCATCGGTGCGGGTGCCGTCATCGGCGACGGCAGCGTGCTGCACTCGGTGGTCGTCGGGGACGGCGCCCGGATCGGCGCCGGCAACGAACTGCTCGCCGGGGTGCGCGTGTGGCCGGGGGTTGCGCTCGGTGACTGCGCCGTGCGGTTCTCCTCCGATCAGTGA
- a CDS encoding patatin-like phospholipase family protein, whose amino-acid sequence MGDNVAIIMSGAAARGAFQAGALSRVIPALLAAGHRPSLFLGTSVGAINAAMWGALSHLPTDQASEQMLGIWRDMDSKGIHRHPARTLLTGDGPRLLLAMMGIGNGASALLDTTPLATRSTHLVDMDQLAKNVEDGRLDGIGVTATRMPRADGGLGGRDRPRTVLFMHGPSLPLHKVADPARAVDLAPGPLTSQHVLASAAIPLGFPR is encoded by the coding sequence GTGGGTGACAACGTCGCGATCATCATGTCCGGGGCGGCCGCGCGGGGTGCGTTCCAGGCCGGTGCGCTGTCCAGGGTGATTCCGGCGCTGCTGGCAGCCGGGCACCGGCCGAGCCTGTTTCTGGGCACCAGCGTGGGCGCGATCAACGCGGCGATGTGGGGTGCCCTGAGCCACTTGCCGACCGACCAGGCCAGCGAACAGATGTTGGGCATCTGGCGGGACATGGACAGCAAGGGGATCCACCGGCATCCAGCGCGCACGCTGCTGACCGGGGACGGTCCCCGGCTGCTGCTGGCCATGATGGGCATCGGCAACGGTGCCTCGGCACTGCTGGACACCACTCCGCTTGCCACCCGTTCGACCCATCTGGTCGACATGGACCAACTGGCGAAAAACGTCGAGGACGGTCGTCTCGACGGGATCGGGGTCACTGCCACGCGCATGCCGCGCGCCGACGGCGGTCTGGGCGGCCGGGACCGCCCGCGCACTGTCCTGTTCATGCACGGCCCTTCCCTGCCCCTGCACAAGGTGGCCGATCCGGCCAGGGCGGTGGACCTGGCGCCGGGACCGCTGACGTCGCAGCACGTGCTGGCCTCCGCTGCGATCCCGCTGGGGTTCCCCCGGTGA